TTGAACGTGACTCCAGCCAACTCTGGTGCTCCTGACGACCGCTGAGCCGCGGTGGTCGGATTATAGCCCGGTCGAGGCGGCGCTTGCCAAACTCCAGTTGACGCTTCCTCTTGACGGCACAGAGTCCCACTGCCGCCGATCCTGCCATAATCGACGGCACCATGTCGGAAGACATCAAGCGTATCGTCGCCACTGACTGCGGCTCGACAACTACCAAAGCCATCTTGATCGAGCGCAACAAGGACGGCGATTACCGCCTGGTCGCCCGTGGTGAAGCGCCCACCACCGTCGAGCGACCGTTCGAAGATGTCACCGTCGGCGTCCTCAACTCGATGGCCGAACTCGAAGAGATCACCGAGGCCGAGGTGCCCGAGGGCTTTGAGAAGGGTCGTCGGTCACTCGTCAAGGACGGTCATGTCTGGCGGCTGACCAAGGAAGGCTGTCGGACAGAGGAGCGCAAAAACCCGCTTGAGGCCAGCGACCTTTACGTCAGCACCAGCTCGGCCGGCGGCGGCCTCCAGATGATGGTCGCCGGGGTCGTCAAGGAGATGTCCGCGGAAAGCGCCGAACGGGCCGCCCTCGGTGCCGGGGCGATCCTCATGGACACCCTCGCCGTCAATGACGGCCGCAAGGACTTCCAACGGGTCGAGAGGCTGCGCCAGCTCCGGCCCGACATCATCCTCATGTCCGGCGGTACCGACGGCGGCACCAAGTCGCACTTGGTCGACATGGCGGAGGTGATCCGGCGCGCCGACCCCCGACCGCGGTTCGGGGACATGAAGTTGCCGATCATCTTTGCCGGAAACACCCAAGCCCGCGAGGAAGTCCGCGAGGTCTTGGGCGAGCACATCGCCCTCAAGGTCGTCGACAACATCCGGCCGACCATGGACAGCGAAAACCTTGGCCCGGCCCGCGACGAGATCCACGAGCTCTTCCTGGAGCACGTCATGCAGCAGGCCCCGGGCTACTCCAAGCTGCTCGACTGGGCCAGCGAAGAGGTCATGGCGACGCCGAACGCGGTCGGCAAGCTCATGCTCAGCTATGCCCAACAGGAGGGCATCAACATCCTCGGCGTCGACATTGGTGGCGCGACCACCGACGTGTTCAGCGTCTTCCAAGAGACTTACAACCGCACCGTTTCGGCCAACTTAGGCATGAGCTACTCGATCTGCAACGTGCTCAAAGAGGCGGGGACGGAGAACATCGCCCGCTGGTTGCCGTTTGAGATCGACCCCTACGAGACGCGCAACCGCCTGCGGAACAAGATGATCCGCCCGACGACCATCCCCCAGACCTACGAAGACCTGTTGATCGAGCACGCCGTTTCGCGAGAGGCCCTGCGCCTTGCCTTCTTGCACCACAAGTCGCTGGCCCGGTCGCTCAAGGGCGTCCAACAACAGCGCGACATGGGGCAGATCTTTGAGCAAAAGACCACCGGCGAGACGCTCATCAAGATGATGGACCTCGACATGGTCATCGGCTCTGGGGGCGTCCTTTCCCATGCCCCGAGACGGGCCCAATCGGCCCTCATGATGCTCGACGCCTACGAACCTGAGGGCATCACGATGCTCACGGTGGACTCGATCTTCATGATGCCGCACCTGGGTGTGCTCAGCGAGCACTTCTTCGAGGCGGCGCGACAGGTGTTCGAGTACGACTGTATCGTGAAGTGCGGCCACTGCGTCGCCCCCGTCGGCGCAGGAAAGCCGGGTGAGACGATGGTGACGGTCACCGGCTCCGGAGTGAACGAGACCGTCACGGTCGGGCAGCTCAAGGTCATTCCGCTTGGTCGAGGTGAGTTCCTCGACGCGACGGTCACCCCGGCGGCGAACTTTGACGTCGGCGCCGGTAAGGGCAAATCTGTGTCCGTCAAGCTGGAGGGCGGCACAGTGGGTGTCATGATCGACGGCCGGGGACGTCCGTTCAAGTTGCCCGAGGACAACGCCACGAGGATCGCCAAGTTACGAGAATGGCTTGGCGCAATGGGCTTGCCGTTGCCGTCCTAGGGTGCTCCCAGTCCCGCCTGCAGCGCGGGCAGCCGGTAGCATGACACCATGACTTGGACGCGGTGGAGCATGGTGGCGTACGCAGTCGCGATGATCGCCCTTGGGCTGGTCGGTTCCCTCAAGGCCAACGAGATCATGAGCCTTGTCGGTGGCGGCGGCGCCGGGCTGGTCGTCCTGGCCTGCATGTTTTGGTCATTAAAGAAGCCTCGGCCCGCCTATATCGTCGCCCTTCTCGTCGGGCTTGCCGTCGGCGGTCAGTTCGTGATGAAGTTCAGTAAGTCCGGACTGGTCTACCCGCACCTTGTGATCGCCCTCCTCAACGCCGCGCTGGTCGTCTGTCTCCTCGGGGGGCACCTGATGGCGATGGCGGCTAAGAAGCGAGAACCATCTAAAACTCAAGCGTCTTGATCCAACTCATCAGTTGGATCTGCCGCATGTGGTACTCCAGTTTCTCGTCAAACCGGTCCATGCCCTGAAAATCCCACAAGGCATCCCAAAGGCGACTTTGAACCATGGACATTGACAAGAGACGACGTGATGGCATCGGACCGCGTTCCCTGACGTAGCCTTCCAAGAAGGCATGTGCGACTTGGCCGTCAAACGTTCGGTTTTCGGCGTCCCCGGCAAACTCCCAGACGGCTCGCCCAAGCTCCCAGACCAATGGGCCGACCGTCGCCTCGTCCCAATCAATAACACCTGCTATCTGACCATCGAAGAGGATGACGTTGGACGGGTAGTAGTCTCCATGGATGAATCCAGTAGGTTGGCCTTCGAGTTCGTCCAGCCACGATTCCAATGCGCGACGCAGGGGCTCTAGTTCGATCCCACGACTCTGCAGACTCGCAACATAAGGGGTTAAGACGGCAAACTCGTCCTTGAGTGCCTTAGTCGGCAAACTGACGGCGCATCGGTGCAGGCAACCCAGCCAGGCCCCCGCTGCCTCGGCGTTCACCTTTCCTCTTTCACCCTTCCACCCATGGACGTATGGCAAGACTGCGACAAGACGCCCTCCTAAGTCCGTGACCGTCCTCCCAAGAGTGTTGGGTATGGGAGGAAACACACCACTGACTTGACGGCTCGCCAGGCTCATCAACTGGTGACTACCTTCGAGAGCTACCTCGTCCGCCGCGGGTGGAGCCCATCGGACGACGTAGTCCTTTCCATCGGCCTGAACCCTCCAGACGTCGTTCCATTCCCCGCCGCGGAGTACGCAAACGAACCGGCAGCACTTCCAGCCGTATGCTTTGGTGAGTGAGGACAAGAGTGCGTCTTGCGTCAAGGTACGGTTGAAGATACTTCCCCGATCTGCACCTGGGTGCCAGATTGCAGCAACCGGTTCGGCAACATCGTGGCCGCCAACCAGCCGTCCGCCCCGCTCTCGGACGCGCGGGTGACCTTGCCGACTCTCTCGCCGCCGTGTGTGACGATGTCGCCCGCCGCCACCTCACCGCCGACTCGCAAGACCACCCACGTCCGGTTCGTGTGGCCCCGGCTATGGACGCGCATGAGCACCTCCTGGCCCGTGTAGCACCCCTTGTTGTAACTGACCGTCCGGCCGACGAACGACGGCCCAAGCTCTGGAAGCAGGGTCTTGTCGTCATAATCGACCCCGGCCAGCGGTGTCGCGTCGCGAAGTGTGGCCAGGTGATAGTCCCCCAGACTGCCTTCGGGCAGGGCCAGCACCTCCGGACCGCCGGGCAGGCGTAGACCGAGCCCTAGGGCCTTCCACACACCGACCTGGACCACCTCGGCCCGGACGTCCTCCAGAATGACAAACTGGCCCACCCTTTCCTCCACGATTGCCGGCCGGTCGGTGACGAGGAGGACGGCGTCCGGCGTGGCGAACACCTCGGCATAGGCTTGGATCTGCCCGGTCGGCTTCACAAAGCACGCTTCCAGCGCGTCACCCGCCTCCATCTTGGACAGGTCTTGGGTGACTTGGCCCTGAAGCCAAGCGGTCCGGTCGCCGCCGGTCAGACGCACGACAGCATGGTCTTCGAGCCAGACGCGGGCGGTCACTTCCCTTCTGACGCCACAAGGCTGTATGGTTGTCGCATGGCCGGCCCCCTTGTCCTGGGAATCTTGTTCGTCACCGGCACACTGTTTGGCGACCAGCAAATCCACCGGTTCCAGAGGCTTGCGGCATTGGACGTTGCCTCCAGGCTTGAGGGCCAGGACAAGGCGGTGAAGGTCGAGGTCGGTCTCAACGGACTCGCCGGCATATGGGGCGACTTAGAGTTCGCCGAAATCACCGCCTCAGACTTCGTCATCCAAGGACTCCCGCTCTTCACCGAGCCAGACCGGTCGAAGAGTGGCCGGATCGGAACCCTAGGCCTCCGCCTCAGCGACTTCACCCTCCGCAAGCTCCACGTGCACAGACTGGACGCTGACATCCCCGACTGCCGCTACGACTTTGGGCTCGCCCGGGACAAGCACCGACTCCGCTTGAGCAGGTCGGGGACAGGAACCGGCTCGGTCACGATCAAGGAGGCAGACCTCGCACGGTTCATCATGGCCAAGTTCCCCGAGATCACCGACTGCACGGTCCGGGCCGACAAGGGCGTGGTCTGGGTGGAGGGCCACGGTCGCTTCCTCCTCGTGACGACCGACTTCACCTGCATCGCCAAGCTGGGTGTCGTAGACGGGACCAAGATCGTGCTCCAGGACGCCAAGGTCTATTTCGACTGGAACCGGGTGGACGGACCCGCCCGCGACGCCGTCCTCAAACTCCTGACGCCGGTGGTCGACCTTGACCGAGACCTCGGACTCTTTGACGCCGTGACCGTCGACAAAGTGGACTGCCGGGACGGGAAGCTGGTCGCCTCAGGAAGGACCAAGATCCCCCAGCGCCCTACTCCGCCGGTTTCAATTCCACGGTCATGACGTGGCGGTACGTCGCATGCTCCCAAGTCCCGCCGAGAGCCGGCAGATAGATTCCCTGCAAGTGCGTCTGCAGTTGAGGGCCCCAATGCCGGGTCGGAACCTGGAGCCAACCGTGGACGTGATAGGCGAGAAAGTCTGTCCTTGTCGACCCGAAACCGATGTCCAGGTCACGTTCGGGCTTCCAGCCTCCCGGGCGGACGGCGATCGATGTGTCGCATAGCACCCAACCGACCCCAGGAGCCCAGAAGTGGGCGCGGGTGTGCGGCTGGCCACCCTCAAATGTGCCCGACTTAGTAAGCCAGTGGCCAAACTGCACCCGGGCGGGGATACCGTTGGCCCGGAACACCGCGACAGCCAAGCGCGAGTAGTTTCCACAGTGGCCGACCATGGTCTTGAGGTCGTCGGAGCAGGGCCGCCCGTCAAAGGGAGCGTCGACCTTGTATTTCATGGATTGGCGCACGTTTCGGTAGACCCGACGACCAAAGTCGACCACCCCCTCGTCCTTGCCCCGGCGCAGTCCGTTCTTTTCGATGTACTGCTGGACAGCCGCTGACCGGAAATCGATGTCCTTGGTCTCCGCCAAGCATAGGGAACGCTCCTTCTCCGACAGCTGGGGCACGGCCTTTGGCGACGGGCCCGGTACCAGCCTCACGCGGTACATCTGCCCCTCGTACACCGCGGAGACACTCACCGGGTCCCCGTGACCGGTCTCCTCGCGGGTGAACACCGCGGCCATCACCGGGACGTGGGCGGGAGAGTCTTCGACGGCGTCGGGGCGCGCGACCAACCGGCCGTCCACGTAGAGCTCGTGCTTCGTGGTCCGCTGCTCGTCCAGATCTGGTGGACGGGCCGCCACGGCTTCCCACGCGGTGACCGGTTCTTTCGAATCCCGCGTCACCTCGTCGACCACCCGGAACCGGGGGCCCGCCGTCGTCTCCAGGTGCCACGGCTCGACGACTAGCGTCGCCAGGGACAAGACTGCGATGATCAAGGCACCAGGATACCGGCGGTGCCGTCAAAACTTAGTAAACCGGTGGCGGACCAGCGTCCAAAACGCCTCGACCCCGTCCGTCCAGCGGATCTTTTTCCCCTCGGCGACGTTTCGGGGATGGTAGGTGACGGGCACCTCCCTGATCTTCTCACCGAGCCGGCTCGCCTTGGCAGTGACTTCGGGACAAAACTCAAACCGGCGGCACTCTAGGTTCATTCGCTCAAGCAAGTCGCGGCGAAACGCCTTGTAACAGGTCGCTTCGTCGGTGATCTTCTGGCCGTAGAGCAACCGGGCCAGCCACGCGAGGAGGATGTTGACGACCTTGTTGGGCAGCGCCATGTCCTTGTTCATCCCCTGGGTGAAACGGCTGCCGTACACGACATTGGCGTTGCCCTCGATGATCGGGCAGACGACCAAGGGGAGTTCTTCCGGCAGGTACTCCAAATCGGCGTCCTGGATCACGACGACCGCGCCGGTGGCGTGCTTGAGTCCGGCCCGGATCGCCTTGCCCTTGCCGCCCGGGTCGGGGTTGTTGACCAAGGTGATCCGGTCACGGTAGGGCTCAAGCACCTTGACCGTACGGTCGGTGCTGGCGTCGTCAATGACGACGATCTGCTTGCGGAGCGGTAAGGCGAGCAATCGCTCCACGACCGCGGCAATCGTCGCTTCTTCGTTCTTGGCCGGTACCAAGATCGAGACCTCGGGCGTGTCGGGCTCGGCCATGCGGTCGGCGTGCAGGATACCAGCGGCCCCCCGCCGCTCGTCGTCCGGGGTATGACAGGGCCGATGTCCGACCGGTTCGACCTGGTGCTCCGAGGCGGGACCGTGGTGTCGCCGACCGCCGTTTTCCCTGCCGACGTCGGTGTCGTGGGCGACATGGTGGCCGCCCTCGGGTCCTTGTCGACGGCGGACGCCGCCGAAGTCGTCGATGTCAGCGGCCTTCACATCGTCCCCGGCGCGGTGGACACCCAAGTGCACTTCCGCGAGCCTGGGCTGGAGCACAAGGAAGACCTCGAAAGCGGCACCCGGGCGGCAGTGGCCGGGGGCGTCACCACCGTTTTCGAGATGCCGAACACCGCGCCGTTGACGGTCTCCTCGGAGGCCCTCCAAGACAAACTGTCCCGGGCGAAGGGCAGGGCCTGGTGCGGACACGCTTTCTTTGTCGGGGCGACGGGTAGCAACTTGCGGGAGTTGGCCGACTTGGAGATGCTTCCCGGATCTCCCGGGATCAAGATGTTCATGGGCAGTTCCACCGGCCCGCTCTTGGTCGAGGGTGACGCGGGAGTCCGGAAAGTCCTCCAGAACGGGCACCGCACCGTCGCGGTCCATGCCGAGGACGAGCCAAGGCTCCGGCACCTTAAGTCCACATTGAGTCCGACCCACCCGCGCGAGCATCCTGTCCTTCGCGACGCCGAGGCGGCCCGGCTGGCCACCTCACGCCTCGTCCGGCTCTGCGCCGAGACAGGACGGCCCGTCCACATCCTCCACGTCTCGACCGCCGATGAACTCGGCCTCATCCGGGACGCCAAGCTGGCGGGCTTACCCGTGACTTGCGAGGTCACACCGCAGCACATCTTGCTTGGCGAAGAGGACTATGACACGCTGGGGTCGTTCGTCCAAATGAACCCGCCCGTCCGGGGAGGCCGTCACCGGACGGCGGTCCTCGACGCAGTCCGGAAGGGCTTGTTCGACGTCTTCGGCAGCGACCACGCACCGCACACCCGTGAGGAGAAGGCCCAGCCCTACCCAAAGAGCCCGAGCGGCATGCCTGGGGTCCAAACGCTGGCCCCGCTTGTCTACGACCTGGCGGCCCAAGGCGTCGTCACTTACACCAGCGCGGTCCGGATGTTGTCCCAGCGACCGGCAGAGATCTATGGCCTGGCCCGGCAAGGCAGGGTGGACACCGGGTTCGCCGCCGACATCGCCGTCTTTGACTTCTCGGCCGACTTCGAAATCACCGAAACATGGCTGGGAAGCAAGTGCGGTTGGTCACCGTTCACCGGCCGGCGGCTGAGGGCGCGGCCCGTGCACACCTTGGTCGGGGGTCGGTTCGCCGTTCGGGACGGGGCTTTGGCCGAACCGGGCCTCGGCCGACCGTCCCGCTTCACGTGGAAAGCAGATGCGGTTTGACCGCGACTACTCCGAGTCCCTTGTCTTGCGGGACGGCACCCCGTGCGTTGTCCGCATGGTCCGTCCCGAGGACCGACATGTCCTGCGCGAAGGCATGGCCCATTACTCGTCCGACAGCCTGTACTGGCGGTTCATGAGCGTCAAGAACAGCCTCACCGAAGCCGAATTGGACTACCTGACCCAGGTAGACGGCTACGACCATTTCGCCTTGGTCGCGGGACAGAACACCCCAGACGGTCCGGTCGGTTTCGCCGTCGCCCGTTTTGTCCGTGTTCCTGGGAGCCCAGATGACGCCGACTTTGCCCTCTTTGTCGGAGACCCTTACCAGGGGATCGGCCTCGGCAAGGCGATGATGGACCGTCTTGTGGCCGCGGCGAAGGAGCGTGGGGTCAAAGTGCTTGTCGGTGAGATGTTCGCCCAGAACTCGCGGATGTTCGGGCTAGCTAAGGGCCTCGGCCTGCCCGTCGAATGGCAGGTCGTCGGACCCGTCGCGACCTGCCGGATCACCGTCGTCTGACCAGGCGATGGGAAGAATTCTCTCCCAAATGCATTAGGATGTTCATATGAAGCAGATCTTCCTGGCCACGCTGGGCCTCGTGCTTTTGGGTTGTGTGCCCGCCGCCTTGAGCCTTGACGACGGTGAGGCGATGCGCAAGACCGTCGGTGGCAAGGTCGTGTTGACGCCGACGAAGTTCAAGGCGAAGAGTGCCAAGCGCGAAACGGCCATGTTCGCCGGAGGGTGCTTCTGGGGCCTGGAGTATCGGTTCCGCGCGGTGCCGGGGGTGACCGGGACGGCGGTCGGCTACGCCGGCGGGCACACCGCCTCGCCGACTTACCGTCAAGTGTGCGACCACACGACCGGCCACGCCGAGTCCGTGTTGGTCGAGTTCGACCCCGCATCCGTCAGCTACCGGAAACTGGCCGACCTCTTCTTCACCGAGTTCCACAACCCGACGACCAAGGACCGCCAGGGCCCCGACGTGGGCGACAGCTACCGGAGCGTGCTCTTCTACGCCGACAACCAGCAAAAATCCGAAGCTGAGGCCGCACGGGCGGCGGCCCAGAAGGGCTTGGCCGACCCCATCGTCACCGAGTTCGTCAAGGCGCCCCAGTTTTGGCCGGCCGAGGAGTACCACCAAGACTACATCAGCCGGACGGGACACTTCCTGTGCCCGATCGAACCGCCCAAGAAGAAAGGCGGCGGCTGAGGTTCTTCCCTACTTCTTGGGCTTGAGCCCGTAGTAGAGCGGCAGTCCAAAGTGCCGCATCCGCTCCCACGGGAAGTTGATCGGGTCGTTCTTCCTCCCTTGCGGCTCCGCGATGAACTCGTGGCTGGTGATTTGCTTGATTTGGGGAAACCGGCGGAGGAGCACGGCGACAAGGTTGTCGAGGGCGCGCAGTTGGGCCTCGGGATAGGGCTCGGTGCCGTCCC
The Fimbriimonadaceae bacterium genome window above contains:
- a CDS encoding transglutaminase domain-containing protein; translated protein: MIIAVLSLATLVVEPWHLETTAGPRFRVVDEVTRDSKEPVTAWEAVAARPPDLDEQRTTKHELYVDGRLVARPDAVEDSPAHVPVMAAVFTREETGHGDPVSVSAVYEGQMYRVRLVPGPSPKAVPQLSEKERSLCLAETKDIDFRSAAVQQYIEKNGLRRGKDEGVVDFGRRVYRNVRQSMKYKVDAPFDGRPCSDDLKTMVGHCGNYSRLAVAVFRANGIPARVQFGHWLTKSGTFEGGQPHTRAHFWAPGVGWVLCDTSIAVRPGGWKPERDLDIGFGSTRTDFLAYHVHGWLQVPTRHWGPQLQTHLQGIYLPALGGTWEHATYRHVMTVELKPAE
- a CDS encoding dihydroorotase yields the protein MSDRFDLVLRGGTVVSPTAVFPADVGVVGDMVAALGSLSTADAAEVVDVSGLHIVPGAVDTQVHFREPGLEHKEDLESGTRAAVAGGVTTVFEMPNTAPLTVSSEALQDKLSRAKGRAWCGHAFFVGATGSNLRELADLEMLPGSPGIKMFMGSSTGPLLVEGDAGVRKVLQNGHRTVAVHAEDEPRLRHLKSTLSPTHPREHPVLRDAEAARLATSRLVRLCAETGRPVHILHVSTADELGLIRDAKLAGLPVTCEVTPQHILLGEEDYDTLGSFVQMNPPVRGGRHRTAVLDAVRKGLFDVFGSDHAPHTREEKAQPYPKSPSGMPGVQTLAPLVYDLAAQGVVTYTSAVRMLSQRPAEIYGLARQGRVDTGFAADIAVFDFSADFEITETWLGSKCGWSPFTGRRLRARPVHTLVGGRFAVRDGALAEPGLGRPSRFTWKADAV
- the msrA gene encoding peptide-methionine (S)-S-oxide reductase MsrA translates to MKQIFLATLGLVLLGCVPAALSLDDGEAMRKTVGGKVVLTPTKFKAKSAKRETAMFAGGCFWGLEYRFRAVPGVTGTAVGYAGGHTASPTYRQVCDHTTGHAESVLVEFDPASVSYRKLADLFFTEFHNPTTKDRQGPDVGDSYRSVLFYADNQQKSEAEAARAAAQKGLADPIVTEFVKAPQFWPAEEYHQDYISRTGHFLCPIEPPKKKGGG
- a CDS encoding phosphotransferase, translating into MTQDALLSSLTKAYGWKCCRFVCVLRGGEWNDVWRVQADGKDYVVRWAPPAADEVALEGSHQLMSLASRQVSGVFPPIPNTLGRTVTDLGGRLVAVLPYVHGWKGERGKVNAEAAGAWLGCLHRCAVSLPTKALKDEFAVLTPYVASLQSRGIELEPLRRALESWLDELEGQPTGFIHGDYYPSNVILFDGQIAGVIDWDEATVGPLVWELGRAVWEFAGDAENRTFDGQVAHAFLEGYVRERGPMPSRRLLSMSMVQSRLWDALWDFQGMDRFDEKLEYHMRQIQLMSWIKTLEF
- a CDS encoding glycosyltransferase family 2 protein, whose translation is MAEPDTPEVSILVPAKNEEATIAAVVERLLALPLRKQIVVIDDASTDRTVKVLEPYRDRITLVNNPDPGGKGKAIRAGLKHATGAVVVIQDADLEYLPEELPLVVCPIIEGNANVVYGSRFTQGMNKDMALPNKVVNILLAWLARLLYGQKITDEATCYKAFRRDLLERMNLECRRFEFCPEVTAKASRLGEKIREVPVTYHPRNVAEGKKIRWTDGVEAFWTLVRHRFTKF
- a CDS encoding glutamate mutase L, with the translated sequence MSEDIKRIVATDCGSTTTKAILIERNKDGDYRLVARGEAPTTVERPFEDVTVGVLNSMAELEEITEAEVPEGFEKGRRSLVKDGHVWRLTKEGCRTEERKNPLEASDLYVSTSSAGGGLQMMVAGVVKEMSAESAERAALGAGAILMDTLAVNDGRKDFQRVERLRQLRPDIILMSGGTDGGTKSHLVDMAEVIRRADPRPRFGDMKLPIIFAGNTQAREEVREVLGEHIALKVVDNIRPTMDSENLGPARDEIHELFLEHVMQQAPGYSKLLDWASEEVMATPNAVGKLMLSYAQQEGINILGVDIGGATTDVFSVFQETYNRTVSANLGMSYSICNVLKEAGTENIARWLPFEIDPYETRNRLRNKMIRPTTIPQTYEDLLIEHAVSREALRLAFLHHKSLARSLKGVQQQRDMGQIFEQKTTGETLIKMMDLDMVIGSGGVLSHAPRRAQSALMMLDAYEPEGITMLTVDSIFMMPHLGVLSEHFFEAARQVFEYDCIVKCGHCVAPVGAGKPGETMVTVTGSGVNETVTVGQLKVIPLGRGEFLDATVTPAANFDVGAGKGKSVSVKLEGGTVGVMIDGRGRPFKLPEDNATRIAKLREWLGAMGLPLPS
- a CDS encoding LmeA family phospholipid-binding protein, whose translation is MAGPLVLGILFVTGTLFGDQQIHRFQRLAALDVASRLEGQDKAVKVEVGLNGLAGIWGDLEFAEITASDFVIQGLPLFTEPDRSKSGRIGTLGLRLSDFTLRKLHVHRLDADIPDCRYDFGLARDKHRLRLSRSGTGTGSVTIKEADLARFIMAKFPEITDCTVRADKGVVWVEGHGRFLLVTTDFTCIAKLGVVDGTKIVLQDAKVYFDWNRVDGPARDAVLKLLTPVVDLDRDLGLFDAVTVDKVDCRDGKLVASGRTKIPQRPTPPVSIPRS
- a CDS encoding GNAT family N-acetyltransferase, which gives rise to MRFDRDYSESLVLRDGTPCVVRMVRPEDRHVLREGMAHYSSDSLYWRFMSVKNSLTEAELDYLTQVDGYDHFALVAGQNTPDGPVGFAVARFVRVPGSPDDADFALFVGDPYQGIGLGKAMMDRLVAAAKERGVKVLVGEMFAQNSRMFGLAKGLGLPVEWQVVGPVATCRITVV